One genomic region from Evansella sp. LMS18 encodes:
- a CDS encoding helix-turn-helix domain-containing protein yields MSELGMRLKAAREEKGYSLEELQTVTKIQKRYLTAIEEGDFSRLPGDFYARAFVKRYADAVGIDPEKLFEEHSDELPQPKREPAELPPRASRSKPKIMKKKTKFAALVPTLFAVIFITAIAVGIWAFGQRDGAEEPAGIPREEQQGTSEMDIPENNIDENEENEENTNGENDPDADNNNDEPENANDEEEEEPAPEQSLEFEEAQGNNAIYTLSNTDDFEVRLEFSGDSWLQLTNGAGESLHMQTHSAGDEEEFDFSGEEQIEFNLGHTPTVDIYINDELLEYELEVTRQYVTVNFEPLEQED; encoded by the coding sequence TTGTCAGAATTAGGAATGCGGCTGAAGGCCGCACGGGAAGAAAAGGGCTATTCGCTGGAAGAACTCCAGACGGTTACCAAAATACAGAAAAGATATTTAACAGCTATTGAGGAGGGGGATTTTTCCCGCCTCCCGGGAGACTTCTACGCCCGTGCTTTTGTGAAAAGGTACGCGGATGCAGTGGGCATCGACCCTGAAAAACTCTTTGAAGAACACAGTGATGAACTGCCTCAGCCTAAACGGGAACCTGCGGAACTTCCACCGCGGGCCAGCAGGTCTAAACCGAAAATAATGAAGAAGAAAACTAAATTCGCTGCCCTCGTGCCAACTTTGTTTGCAGTCATTTTCATTACAGCTATCGCTGTGGGAATATGGGCTTTTGGCCAGAGGGATGGCGCTGAAGAACCTGCGGGCATCCCCCGGGAAGAGCAGCAGGGCACCTCTGAGATGGATATTCCTGAAAATAATATTGACGAAAATGAAGAGAATGAAGAAAACACTAACGGGGAAAATGACCCTGATGCAGATAACAATAATGATGAGCCTGAAAATGCAAATGACGAAGAGGAAGAAGAGCCTGCTCCTGAACAGTCGCTGGAATTTGAAGAGGCCCAGGGCAATAATGCCATTTATACGTTATCAAACACTGACGATTTCGAAGTGAGGCTTGAATTCAGCGGGGACAGCTGGCTTCAGCTCACTAACGGGGCCGGAGAGAGTCTTCATATGCAGACTCACTCTGCCGGTGATGAAGAAGAGTTCGATTTTTCCGGTGAGGAACAAATTGAGTTCAACCTTGGGCACACTCCGACTGTCGATATTTATATCAATGATGAGCTGCTGGAATATGAGCTGGAAGTGACACGGCAGTATGTGACAGTCAATTTTGAACCTCTTGAGCAGGAGGATTGA
- a CDS encoding DUF3388 domain-containing protein, with protein MEEKQWYLEYQINENRPGLLGEIASLLGMLQINIVTINGVEHQRRGMLIKSKNDEAIMRLKYILETMDIITLRKIREPKLRDVLAVRHGRYIERDEDEKKLFRFVRAELGLLVDFMAELFKKDGHRLVGIRGMPRVGKTESVVAASVCANKRWSFLSSTLLRQTIRSQLADDELSEDHIYIIDGIVSTMRASERHQMLVSEIMRLPATKVVEHPDIFVRETEYSLDDFDYIIELRSEEGEKITYEAVESGFSSFDIS; from the coding sequence ATGGAAGAAAAGCAGTGGTACTTAGAATATCAGATTAATGAAAACCGCCCAGGTCTCCTTGGTGAAATTGCATCATTGCTGGGGATGCTCCAAATTAACATTGTGACAATCAACGGTGTTGAACATCAGCGCAGAGGCATGCTGATTAAGAGTAAAAATGACGAAGCGATTATGCGCCTGAAATATATTCTGGAAACGATGGACATTATAACATTAAGGAAGATAAGGGAGCCGAAGCTGCGGGATGTCCTTGCAGTCAGGCATGGCCGGTACATCGAGAGGGATGAAGATGAGAAAAAGCTGTTTCGTTTCGTGAGAGCGGAACTGGGCCTTCTCGTTGATTTCATGGCGGAGCTATTTAAAAAAGACGGCCACCGCCTCGTGGGAATCAGAGGGATGCCCCGGGTAGGAAAAACGGAATCTGTGGTAGCTGCGAGTGTATGTGCGAATAAACGGTGGTCCTTCCTTTCTTCAACACTATTAAGGCAGACGATCAGGAGCCAGCTCGCTGATGACGAACTATCAGAAGATCATATTTATATCATAGACGGAATCGTTTCCACTATGCGGGCTTCTGAAAGGCATCAGATGCTGGTGAGTGAAATCATGCGGCTTCCTGCGACGAAAGTTGTGGAACATCCGGATATATTTGTAAGGGAAACAGAGTATTCGCTCGATGACTTCGATTATATAATTGAATTGCGCAGCGAAGAAGGGGAGAAAATCACATATGAAGCCGTAGAATCAGGCTTCTCTTCCTTTGATATTAGTTAA
- a CDS encoding DUF3243 domain-containing protein, which yields MSVLDNWQQWKEFLGSRLDQAKSEGMTEPVINEVAYQVGEYLAEQVDPKNEQERVLADLWNVASEEEQHAIANMMVKLVQHR from the coding sequence ATGTCTGTATTAGATAACTGGCAGCAATGGAAAGAGTTCCTTGGCAGCAGGCTTGACCAGGCGAAGAGTGAAGGAATGACGGAACCTGTTATTAATGAAGTTGCCTATCAGGTTGGAGAATACCTGGCAGAACAAGTTGATCCTAAAAACGAGCAGGAACGGGTTCTCGCCGATCTTTGGAACGTGGCTTCTGAAGAAGAACAGCACGCTATCGCCAACATGATGGTCAAGCTGGTACAACATCGATAA
- a CDS encoding SDR family oxidoreductase — MKEKPTAFISGASGDIGGAIAKKLAAKGFHLILHYNRNKERVLQLKSELEADRETVCHLFQGDFTRPAEALGNLKALGTAPEIIIHNSGTSRQGLITDLSEEEVTLGFTEGLITPFLITQAFLPEMIRKRKGKIIVISSIWGLTGASCEVLYSTVKGGLNTFVKALAKETAPSNIQVNGIAPGAVRTQMLDGFSEEDLAMLEEEIPAGRLGTPEDIASAAAFLVSDESSYINGQILSVNGAWYC; from the coding sequence ATGAAGGAGAAACCAACAGCGTTTATTTCCGGCGCGAGCGGTGATATTGGCGGAGCGATTGCAAAAAAGCTTGCAGCTAAAGGCTTCCACCTTATTCTGCATTACAACAGAAATAAAGAACGTGTCTTACAGCTGAAATCTGAACTTGAGGCAGACAGGGAAACTGTCTGCCACCTGTTCCAGGGGGATTTCACACGGCCCGCTGAAGCACTGGGGAACCTGAAAGCGCTGGGTACCGCGCCGGAAATCATTATACATAACAGTGGAACTTCCAGGCAGGGACTTATCACTGATCTGTCGGAGGAAGAAGTCACTCTTGGTTTTACTGAGGGGCTCATCACTCCATTTTTAATAACGCAGGCTTTCCTTCCGGAGATGATAAGAAAGAGAAAAGGGAAGATTATCGTGATTTCTTCTATCTGGGGTCTTACTGGAGCCTCCTGTGAGGTTTTGTATTCCACTGTAAAAGGCGGGCTCAATACGTTTGTTAAAGCGCTCGCTAAGGAAACGGCCCCAAGTAATATCCAGGTAAACGGCATAGCCCCGGGGGCTGTGAGGACCCAGATGCTCGATGGGTTTTCAGAGGAAGATCTGGCCATGCTTGAAGAGGAAATACCTGCAGGAAGGCTTGGAACACCTGAGGATATTGCATCCGCCGCAGCTTTTCTCGTATCTGATGAGAGCAGCTATATCAACGGGCAAATACTGTCGGTGAACGGAGCATGGTACTGTTAA
- a CDS encoding pitrilysin family protein, with product MNKVTFDQLQETLYHEELPNGLSVYVLPKKGFNKTFATFTTKYGSMDNHFIPLGKKDAIKVPDGIAHFLEHKLFENEEGEDVFQQFSKQGASANAFTSFTRTAYLFSSTMEIEKNLETLLDFVQDPYFSEQSVEKEKGIIEQEIKMYDDNPDWRNYFGLISSMYEYHPVKIDIAGTAASINDITKDMLYTCYETFYHPSNMVVFVVGNLEPEKIIEQIRNNQAKKDFKAPEKIERFFEAEPEEVHEKETTIKMNVNTGKSLTGFKDKRPDKQGADLLKHELSIQLILEMMFGQSSENYQKLFDEGLIDDSFSFDYSGEYGFGFSVIGGDTDHPEKLAGRVKEMTDAFISGNIDKDQMESIRKKKIGYFLRSLNSPEFIANQFTRYQFNKMDLFEVIPTLESLNEQDLENAMKEHFNTETQMSICYIKPKGE from the coding sequence ATGAATAAAGTAACATTTGATCAGCTGCAGGAGACTCTTTACCATGAAGAGCTTCCAAATGGACTATCAGTATATGTACTTCCAAAAAAGGGATTTAATAAAACCTTTGCTACGTTTACAACGAAGTATGGTTCTATGGACAACCATTTCATACCTCTTGGCAAAAAGGATGCTATTAAGGTGCCGGACGGGATCGCACATTTTCTGGAGCATAAACTGTTTGAAAATGAAGAAGGGGAAGATGTATTCCAGCAGTTCAGCAAACAGGGAGCATCCGCGAACGCATTCACGAGCTTCACACGAACGGCGTATTTATTCTCCAGTACGATGGAGATAGAAAAAAATCTGGAAACATTGCTTGATTTTGTCCAGGACCCTTATTTTTCAGAGCAGTCAGTGGAAAAAGAAAAAGGGATTATTGAACAGGAAATTAAGATGTATGATGATAATCCGGACTGGAGAAATTACTTCGGGCTAATCAGCAGCATGTATGAATATCACCCGGTGAAAATTGATATTGCAGGTACAGCTGCATCTATTAACGACATTACGAAAGATATGTTATATACGTGCTATGAAACGTTCTATCACCCGAGCAACATGGTTGTATTTGTAGTAGGGAACCTGGAACCTGAGAAAATCATCGAACAGATCAGGAACAACCAGGCGAAAAAGGATTTTAAAGCACCGGAGAAAATCGAGCGCTTCTTTGAAGCTGAACCAGAAGAAGTACATGAAAAAGAAACGACGATTAAGATGAATGTAAATACTGGGAAGTCGTTAACAGGCTTTAAGGATAAAAGGCCTGATAAGCAGGGGGCCGATCTGCTGAAGCACGAGCTGTCCATTCAGTTGATACTGGAGATGATGTTCGGGCAGAGCAGCGAGAATTACCAGAAGCTTTTTGATGAAGGTCTTATTGACGACAGTTTTTCCTTTGACTATTCAGGAGAATACGGTTTTGGCTTTTCTGTTATTGGAGGCGACACCGACCATCCTGAAAAGCTGGCGGGCCGTGTAAAAGAGATGACGGATGCATTCATTTCAGGGAATATTGATAAGGATCAGATGGAAAGTATCAGAAAGAAAAAGATCGGATACTTTCTCCGTTCCCTTAACTCTCCGGAATTCATTGCAAACCAGTTTACACGGTACCAGTTTAATAAGATGGACCTTTTTGAAGTCATCCCCACACTGGAGTCACTAAACGAGCAGGATCTTGAAAATGCGATGAAGGAGCATTTTAATACAGAGACCCAGATGAGTATTTGTTATATAAAGCCAAAGGGAGAGTAA
- a CDS encoding pitrilysin family protein: MREHTIHDFETGSLNVHVLPSTTYKTNTLLLHMRSSLDKDTVTKRALLPYVLQSGTEKHPSRKDIRHELDELYGATLNVDVSKKGENHLMTFKMEVANEKFLTDDRPLLERAIEMLASVVLHPKTSNDAFDKSIVDGEKRALKQKLASVYDDKMRYANKRLTEEMCEDEPFSLFVLGDSDDLSEIDEKSLYEYYKEAIENDQLDLYIIGDVVESEMETLISKHFGALGKNERKEKKVNKAVQKHQENSREVIEEQDVQQGKLHIGYRTYTTYDDADYFPLQLFNGVFGGFSHSKLFINVREKASLAYYAASRVESHKGLLIVMSGIESNKFDDATEIIFKQMEDMKKGNFSEDDLEQTKAVLKNQLLETMDVPRGFIELEYHNRLSGTERPLSGWMDEIDSVTKEDVIRVAEKIKLDTVYFLKGKEEAGNE; the protein is encoded by the coding sequence TTGCGCGAACATACAATTCATGATTTTGAAACGGGCTCATTAAATGTGCACGTACTGCCATCAACCACGTATAAAACAAATACGCTTTTGCTCCATATGAGGTCTTCTCTTGATAAAGACACTGTTACAAAAAGGGCTCTGCTGCCTTATGTACTTCAAAGCGGTACGGAAAAGCATCCATCCAGAAAAGATATTCGCCATGAACTGGACGAATTGTACGGAGCGACACTTAATGTGGATGTTTCCAAAAAAGGTGAAAACCACTTGATGACATTCAAGATGGAAGTCGCTAATGAAAAGTTTTTGACAGATGACCGGCCCCTGCTTGAGCGGGCCATTGAGATGCTTGCTTCTGTCGTTCTTCACCCGAAAACTTCAAATGATGCTTTTGACAAGTCCATCGTTGATGGAGAGAAACGGGCATTAAAGCAAAAATTGGCTTCTGTGTATGATGATAAAATGAGATACGCAAACAAGCGATTAACAGAAGAAATGTGTGAGGATGAACCGTTCAGCCTGTTTGTCCTTGGAGATTCAGACGATCTCTCGGAAATTGATGAGAAATCCTTATATGAATACTATAAAGAGGCAATCGAAAATGACCAGCTTGATTTATACATTATAGGTGATGTAGTGGAATCTGAGATGGAAACATTGATTTCCAAACATTTTGGCGCTCTGGGAAAGAATGAGCGAAAAGAGAAAAAAGTAAATAAAGCGGTGCAGAAACACCAGGAGAATTCCCGTGAAGTAATTGAGGAGCAGGATGTTCAGCAAGGGAAGCTTCATATTGGCTACCGGACTTATACAACATACGACGATGCTGATTACTTCCCTCTGCAGCTGTTTAATGGAGTGTTCGGAGGATTTTCCCATTCGAAATTATTTATCAATGTAAGGGAAAAGGCGAGCCTTGCCTATTATGCGGCCTCAAGAGTGGAAAGCCATAAAGGCCTGCTCATCGTGATGTCAGGTATAGAAAGCAATAAATTTGATGATGCAACGGAAATCATTTTTAAACAGATGGAAGATATGAAAAAGGGTAATTTCTCTGAAGATGATTTAGAACAGACAAAAGCTGTATTGAAAAACCAGCTTCTTGAAACAATGGATGTTCCTAGAGGGTTCATCGAACTGGAGTATCATAACAGGCTGTCTGGCACGGAACGCCCGCTTTCCGGCTGGATGGATGAAATCGACAGTGTGACGAAGGAAGATGTTATCAGGGTTGCAGAGAAAATTAAGCTTGATACGGTTTATTTCCTGAAGGGGAAGGAGGAAGCAGGTAATGAATAA
- a CDS encoding GntR family transcriptional regulator: MIKSDHRPLYLQVIDKIKEDIDKGIYEAGERLPSEFQLSRQLGVSRATLREALRMLEDENIIIRKHGVGTFINTKPLFSSGIEELFSVTDMIQRANKKPGTIFLSSVVSPASDEDRNRFNNGKVNEMTIIERVRTADEEPVVYCLDKIPKMYLPDAVSHHQQSIFEQLEDAGIAISHAVTQIEPLGYHDEISEILQCGPETALLVLKQLHYDEKERPVLYSLNYFRADKFKFHVVRKRV; encoded by the coding sequence ATGATTAAGTCAGACCACAGGCCGCTTTACCTCCAGGTTATTGATAAAATTAAAGAAGATATAGATAAAGGTATATACGAAGCGGGGGAGAGACTTCCTTCAGAATTTCAGCTGTCCAGGCAGCTTGGAGTCAGCAGAGCGACATTAAGAGAAGCTTTGCGAATGCTTGAAGACGAAAATATTATCATTCGTAAGCATGGTGTAGGAACTTTTATAAATACCAAACCCTTATTCTCTTCCGGAATAGAGGAGCTTTTCAGTGTCACTGATATGATTCAGAGGGCAAATAAAAAGCCGGGAACCATATTTCTTTCTTCCGTGGTTTCTCCAGCTTCGGATGAGGACAGAAACCGGTTCAATAATGGAAAAGTTAACGAAATGACCATTATTGAGCGTGTAAGAACAGCAGATGAAGAGCCGGTTGTATACTGTCTTGATAAAATTCCGAAGATGTATCTTCCTGATGCTGTATCACACCATCAGCAATCTATTTTCGAACAGCTGGAAGATGCGGGGATCGCGATCAGCCATGCGGTAACTCAGATTGAACCTCTCGGTTATCATGATGAAATATCCGAGATCCTGCAATGCGGACCTGAAACGGCTCTGCTTGTGCTAAAGCAGCTTCACTATGACGAAAAAGAACGTCCTGTATTGTATTCCTTAAACTATTTTCGGGCAGACAAATTTAAATTCCACGTTGTCCGAAAACGAGTATAA
- a CDS encoding DNA translocase FtsK has translation MAGKRRKKQQRKWKKQLTYELLGLFLLIISLITFARLGIVGEGLVQLFRFFLGSWHIVLTIGLFIFSLYIMGKRKIPYLWTRRLTGTYLLIFSFTLLSHVNLFRQLSNHGEFVDNSVIRNTWHLYWMQIQGQGVIDEIGGGMVGALGFALTHFLFSSGGTIAFAVGLILTALVLITGRSFMDVIKRGGGGSASLALKFRDWLWKQAVEAGTALKGLKGKWQERNRSEKKTDTYSVKPLDEEEQEPAGEPEIYDFSTKAYNTETGEIIDVEPVSKGSESETEIIPASKEEQSEKQVNKTAEKKERKEESSKGNGSFVVSAEENEFYEVPSIDLLANPAKANQSREHSMLSKNARKLERTLESFGVSAKVTKVHLGPAVTKYEVYPSTGVKVSKIVNLTDDLALALAAKDIRMEAPIPGKSAIGIEVPNQEVSMVTLREVIESPQMKEKNNKLAIALGRDISGEAVVAELNKMPHLLVAGATGSGKSVCINGIVVSILMRSKPHEVKLMMIDPKMVELNVYNGVPHLLSPVVTDPKKASQALKKVVNEMERRYELFAYSGTRNIEGYNAYIAKENKKRDETEQYQPLPYIVVIVDELADLMMVASSDVEDSITRLAQMARAAGIHLIIATQRPSVDVITGVIKANIPSRIAFGVSSSTDSRTILDGNGAEKLLGRGDMLFLPVGANKATRIQGAFLSDDEVERIVNHCIEQQKAQYSEEMMPQEGEETVSGEVDDELYDDAVSLIAEMQTASVSMLQRRFRIGYTRAARLIDEMEARGIVGPYEGSKPREVLIGKPENSEISG, from the coding sequence ATGGCAGGCAAACGCCGGAAAAAACAGCAGAGAAAATGGAAAAAACAACTTACATATGAATTACTTGGACTTTTTCTGTTAATTATTTCACTTATAACATTTGCGAGACTGGGTATTGTGGGCGAAGGCCTCGTGCAGCTGTTCCGATTCTTTCTTGGCAGCTGGCATATCGTACTTACAATCGGGTTATTTATTTTCTCCCTTTACATTATGGGGAAAAGAAAGATTCCGTATTTATGGACAAGAAGGCTGACAGGGACTTATTTACTCATCTTTTCATTCACTTTGCTCAGCCATGTAAATTTATTTCGCCAGCTGTCGAACCACGGGGAATTTGTTGACAACTCTGTAATCAGGAATACGTGGCATCTGTACTGGATGCAGATACAGGGGCAGGGAGTAATTGATGAAATAGGCGGAGGCATGGTCGGAGCTCTTGGATTTGCGCTGACACATTTCCTGTTTTCTTCCGGGGGGACAATCGCCTTTGCTGTCGGATTAATTCTGACTGCACTCGTACTTATAACAGGAAGGTCGTTTATGGACGTCATTAAAAGAGGCGGCGGAGGGTCAGCCTCCCTGGCACTTAAATTCAGGGACTGGCTCTGGAAACAGGCTGTTGAAGCAGGCACTGCTCTAAAAGGGCTGAAAGGGAAGTGGCAGGAAAGAAACAGATCAGAGAAGAAAACTGACACATACAGCGTAAAACCGCTGGATGAAGAAGAACAGGAACCTGCAGGAGAGCCGGAAATTTACGATTTTTCCACGAAAGCCTATAATACGGAAACAGGGGAAATTATTGATGTGGAGCCGGTAAGTAAAGGTTCGGAGTCAGAAACAGAAATTATACCTGCTTCAAAGGAAGAGCAATCTGAAAAACAGGTGAACAAGACTGCTGAAAAGAAAGAGCGTAAGGAGGAAAGCAGCAAAGGAAACGGATCCTTCGTTGTTAGCGCTGAAGAAAATGAGTTTTATGAAGTGCCTTCGATCGACCTTCTTGCAAACCCGGCGAAAGCTAACCAGTCCCGTGAGCATTCTATGCTTTCAAAAAATGCAAGGAAGCTTGAAAGGACGCTGGAAAGCTTCGGTGTCAGCGCAAAGGTCACAAAAGTTCACTTAGGACCGGCGGTTACAAAATATGAAGTATATCCCAGTACCGGGGTTAAGGTGAGCAAAATAGTAAACTTAACGGATGATCTTGCTCTTGCCCTGGCAGCGAAGGACATTCGAATGGAAGCGCCAATACCGGGTAAGTCGGCGATAGGGATTGAAGTTCCGAACCAGGAAGTATCCATGGTTACATTAAGGGAAGTTATTGAGTCGCCGCAAATGAAAGAGAAGAATAATAAGCTTGCGATCGCCCTTGGCCGGGATATCTCCGGGGAAGCGGTGGTGGCTGAGCTGAATAAGATGCCTCACTTACTTGTTGCCGGAGCCACAGGAAGCGGGAAAAGTGTATGTATCAACGGAATAGTGGTCAGCATTCTTATGAGAAGCAAGCCCCATGAGGTGAAGCTGATGATGATTGACCCGAAAATGGTGGAGCTGAACGTATACAATGGAGTGCCTCACCTCCTGTCTCCGGTTGTTACAGACCCAAAGAAAGCTTCTCAGGCTCTTAAAAAGGTTGTTAATGAAATGGAAAGGCGTTATGAATTATTCGCCTATTCAGGAACGAGGAACATTGAAGGGTATAACGCCTACATTGCGAAGGAAAATAAAAAACGGGACGAAACAGAGCAGTATCAGCCACTGCCGTATATCGTAGTAATTGTGGACGAGCTTGCCGACCTTATGATGGTTGCTTCCTCTGATGTGGAGGACTCCATCACAAGGCTTGCACAAATGGCCAGGGCTGCAGGAATCCATTTAATTATTGCCACACAGCGACCGTCAGTGGATGTTATAACCGGGGTAATCAAAGCAAATATTCCTTCCAGAATTGCCTTCGGTGTTTCCAGTTCTACAGATTCACGGACCATTCTCGATGGTAACGGAGCAGAAAAGCTGTTAGGAAGAGGGGATATGCTGTTTCTGCCGGTAGGGGCAAATAAAGCAACGAGAATACAGGGAGCGTTTTTGTCGGATGATGAAGTGGAAAGAATTGTTAACCACTGTATTGAACAGCAGAAAGCACAGTACTCTGAGGAAATGATGCCTCAGGAAGGAGAAGAAACAGTTTCCGGAGAGGTTGATGATGAGTTATACGATGATGCAGTAAGCCTTATTGCGGAGATGCAGACTGCGTCGGTGTCCATGCTTCAGAGACGCTTCAGGATCGGCTACACAAGGGCGGCAAGACTTATTGATGAAATGGAAGCGAGGGGGATTGTCGGCCCTTATGAAGGAAGTAAACCGAGAGAAGTATTAATCGGCAAACCGGAAAATAGTGAAATCTCAGGTTGA
- a CDS encoding YlzJ-like family protein codes for MILYTYQSMESIFPVNEDDYNKQQLVDIPGGQLLVEPVPSAENSVAGSGSGKFRIVKLLSTDPNMYLETKYQPGEVYDGPVG; via the coding sequence GTGATCCTTTATACTTACCAGTCAATGGAATCCATCTTTCCTGTTAACGAAGATGATTACAACAAACAACAGCTTGTGGATATACCAGGGGGCCAGCTTCTTGTGGAACCTGTACCATCCGCAGAAAATAGTGTGGCGGGGAGCGGTTCAGGAAAATTCCGGATCGTAAAACTTCTGTCTACTGACCCGAATATGTATCTTGAAACCAAATACCAGCCAGGAGAAGTATATGACGGGCCAGTTGGCTGA
- a CDS encoding ClpP family protease — protein sequence MPENNSGQTAQPSTDQDQGKKEGLLDKIQQLGQTNVPQMEQSNIHVVSIIGQIEGHMQLPPQNKTTKYEHIIPQLVAAEQNNKLEGLLIILNTVGGDVEAGLALAEMISTMSKPTVTLVLGGGHSIGVPIAVAANYSYIAESATMTIHPIRLTGLVIGVPQTFEYLDKMQDRVINFVTKHSNIAEEDFKELMLSKGNLTRDIGTNVVGRDAVKYGLINEVGGIGHAIKKLNELIAAGKPEQNEDVIQ from the coding sequence ATGCCTGAAAACAACAGCGGCCAGACGGCCCAGCCTAGTACAGATCAGGATCAGGGAAAGAAAGAAGGCCTGCTGGATAAAATACAGCAGCTTGGACAGACGAATGTTCCGCAAATGGAACAGTCAAACATTCACGTTGTTTCGATTATCGGACAGATAGAAGGACATATGCAGCTGCCTCCCCAAAATAAAACAACAAAATACGAGCATATTATTCCTCAGCTTGTCGCCGCAGAACAAAACAACAAGCTTGAAGGCCTGCTCATTATTTTAAATACAGTTGGAGGTGATGTGGAGGCGGGGCTGGCGTTAGCTGAAATGATATCGACTATGTCAAAACCTACCGTCACTCTGGTACTTGGAGGGGGCCATTCGATCGGTGTTCCAATCGCTGTGGCAGCCAATTACAGTTATATAGCTGAATCGGCGACTATGACCATTCATCCGATCCGTCTTACCGGCCTTGTAATCGGTGTCCCGCAGACTTTTGAGTACCTGGATAAAATGCAGGACAGAGTAATTAATTTTGTAACGAAGCATTCAAACATAGCTGAAGAAGATTTCAAGGAACTCATGCTGTCGAAAGGAAATCTTACGAGAGATATAGGCACAAACGTAGTGGGCAGAGATGCCGTGAAATATGGCCTCATCAATGAGGTGGGCGGTATCGGCCATGCCATTAAAAAGCTGAATGAATTAATTGCCGCAGGGAAACCAGAACAAAATGAGGATGTGATCCAGTGA
- the dapA gene encoding 4-hydroxy-tetrahydrodipicolinate synthase gives MNFGRVATAMVTPFDSKGNIDFQKTTKLLEYLIANGTDAVVVAGTTGESPTLSNEEKLALFEHTVKVVDGRIPVVAGTGSNNTYASVELTRKAESAGVDAVMLVAPYYNKPSQKGMYEHFKTIAEKTSLPVMIYNVPGRTVVSIDADTTIKLSQIKNVVAVKEASGDLDQMTKIIANTPDDFLLYSGDDSLTLPVMAIGGAGIVSVASHVIGNEMQEMIRAYDSGDVKEAAQVHQRILPVMKGMFMAPNPAPVKTALQLKGLDVGGVRLPLLPLSSEERSDLSRIMDSIR, from the coding sequence ATGAATTTCGGTCGTGTTGCAACAGCGATGGTGACACCATTTGATTCAAAAGGTAACATTGATTTCCAGAAAACAACGAAGCTGCTGGAATATTTGATTGCAAATGGCACAGACGCTGTTGTTGTTGCAGGTACAACAGGAGAATCACCTACATTATCCAATGAAGAAAAGCTTGCGTTATTTGAACATACAGTAAAAGTGGTCGACGGCCGTATCCCGGTTGTTGCGGGGACTGGATCAAATAACACCTATGCTTCAGTGGAACTGACTAGAAAGGCCGAAAGTGCAGGTGTGGATGCTGTAATGCTCGTGGCTCCATACTACAACAAGCCCTCACAAAAGGGCATGTACGAACATTTTAAAACAATAGCTGAGAAAACTTCTCTCCCTGTGATGATCTATAACGTACCAGGCAGAACTGTAGTAAGCATTGATGCGGATACTACGATAAAGTTATCTCAAATTAAGAATGTTGTCGCAGTGAAAGAAGCAAGCGGAGATCTGGACCAGATGACTAAGATTATCGCTAATACACCTGACGATTTCCTCCTCTATTCAGGCGACGACAGTCTTACCTTACCGGTGATGGCTATTGGGGGAGCTGGAATTGTTTCCGTAGCTTCTCATGTAATCGGCAATGAAATGCAGGAGATGATCCGGGCATATGACTCAGGAGATGTAAAAGAGGCAGCTCAGGTTCACCAGCGTATTTTGCCGGTTATGAAAGGAATGTTTATGGCTCCAAACCCTGCACCTGTCAAAACCGCTCTGCAGCTTAAGGGACTGGATGTCGGGGGAGTGCGTCTGCCGCTTCTTCCTCTTTCATCTGAAGAAAGAAGCGACCTGTCCCGCATCATGGACAGCATACGCTGA